One stretch of Methyloversatilis sp. RAC08 DNA includes these proteins:
- the proB gene encoding glutamate 5-kinase — MRARIERAKRLIVKVGSALVTNNGAGLDLGALQEWARQIAALRADGREVLLVSSGAIAAGMQRLGWATRPHAMHELQAAAAVGQMGLAQAYEGAFSGYGLVCAQVLLTHEDLADRTRYLNARSTLSTLMELGVVPVINENDTVVYEEIKFGDNDTLGALVANLTEADCLIILTDQNGLYTADPRKDPAATLISEGDADDARFEAMAGGAGSGISRGGMITKVRAARRAARSGADTVIASGREPDVLLRLVRGEALGSYLKAGSSPLAARKQWLADHLQMVGTVTLDEGAARALRQGKSLLPVGVIDVQGQFERGAVVACRDTQGNELARGLINYSASETRRIARRASSEIEALLGYIDTEELIHRDNMVLA; from the coding sequence ATGAGAGCGCGAATTGAGCGAGCGAAACGACTGATCGTCAAGGTCGGCAGCGCGCTGGTCACGAACAACGGCGCCGGGCTCGACCTCGGCGCACTGCAGGAATGGGCGCGCCAGATCGCCGCATTGCGCGCCGATGGCCGCGAGGTGCTTCTGGTGTCGTCCGGCGCCATCGCTGCTGGCATGCAGCGTCTCGGCTGGGCCACACGGCCGCACGCGATGCACGAATTGCAGGCCGCGGCCGCCGTCGGCCAGATGGGCCTGGCGCAGGCCTATGAAGGGGCCTTCTCCGGTTACGGTCTGGTATGCGCGCAGGTACTGCTGACGCACGAAGATCTGGCCGACCGCACACGCTACCTGAACGCCCGTTCGACGCTGTCCACGCTGATGGAACTGGGCGTGGTGCCCGTCATCAACGAGAACGACACCGTCGTCTACGAAGAAATCAAGTTCGGTGACAACGACACGCTGGGCGCGCTGGTCGCCAATCTGACCGAAGCCGACTGCCTGATCATCCTGACCGACCAGAACGGCCTGTACACGGCCGACCCACGCAAGGACCCTGCCGCCACGCTGATCAGCGAGGGCGATGCCGACGACGCGCGTTTCGAGGCGATGGCCGGTGGCGCCGGCAGCGGCATTTCGCGCGGCGGCATGATCACCAAGGTGCGTGCGGCGCGGCGTGCCGCACGCAGCGGCGCCGATACGGTGATCGCCAGCGGCCGCGAACCGGATGTGCTGCTGCGGCTGGTGCGTGGCGAAGCGCTCGGGTCGTATCTTAAGGCCGGCAGTTCGCCGCTGGCTGCACGCAAGCAGTGGCTGGCCGATCATCTGCAGATGGTCGGCACGGTCACCCTCGACGAAGGCGCCGCGCGCGCGCTGCGCCAGGGCAAGAGCTTGCTGCCGGTGGGCGTGATCGACGTTCAGGGTCAGTTCGAGCGCGGTGCCGTCGTGGCATGCCGCGATACCCAGGGCAATGAGCTGGCGCGCGGGCTGATCAACTATTCGGCGTCGGAAACGCGTCGCATTGCCCGGCGCGCCTCGTCGGAGATCGAAGCGCTACTGGGCTACATCGACACCGAAGAACTGATCCACCGCGACAACATGGTGCTCGCCTGA
- a CDS encoding sensor histidine kinase, with amino-acid sequence MSDAERPATTGSARRRVITEGLSRAARKAESATGGAERLTDSVLMRLARFRWGALLVVAIGIAFTVISETTFQSMQRAREEIDASRLSLAALNDLVFDNAHVAMTEARYIEEPSADHLQQHLIAAQRLASAADEVVGWAMRRRIDPERIALVRSVSVAEAEELKRLRELPANASPVEVMDVFLPQVVAQEPLREALEPLVKTERAYLEEQMALLGEEIEHQRSVAIAVVAIGVLLLILLLRAYSMRSQVELATANRLREARDELDALVRVRTEELSELASHLQTEAERQKSALARELHDELGSILTASRMEASMLLRRARKQGSPDVDSLARVCDILEQGVQIKRRVIEGLVPTVLTHLGLLPALEALADETRASAPFELELLLPDALELDRDRGIAIYRVVQEALTNIRKHAQANRVTITLSVADGKIALDIVDDGVGIATGARGKTGSHGLLGMKYRADALGGSFRIGPAPGRGTQLCLSLPLPAGD; translated from the coding sequence ATGTCTGACGCCGAACGTCCGGCCACAACCGGCTCGGCGCGGCGCCGCGTCATTACCGAAGGTCTGTCGCGCGCTGCGCGCAAGGCCGAATCGGCCACCGGTGGTGCCGAGCGGCTGACCGACAGCGTATTGATGCGGCTGGCGCGCTTTCGCTGGGGCGCCTTGCTGGTCGTCGCCATCGGCATCGCCTTCACGGTGATATCCGAAACCACCTTTCAGTCCATGCAGCGCGCACGCGAGGAAATCGATGCATCGCGTCTGTCGCTGGCCGCGCTGAACGATCTCGTGTTCGACAACGCGCATGTTGCGATGACCGAAGCCCGGTACATCGAGGAACCCTCCGCCGATCACCTGCAGCAGCACCTCATTGCGGCGCAGCGGCTGGCCAGTGCCGCAGACGAAGTGGTCGGCTGGGCAATGCGCCGCCGGATCGATCCGGAGCGCATTGCCCTGGTGCGCAGTGTCAGCGTGGCCGAAGCGGAAGAGCTCAAGCGCTTGCGCGAGCTGCCGGCCAACGCGAGTCCGGTCGAAGTGATGGATGTCTTCCTGCCGCAGGTCGTCGCACAGGAGCCGCTGCGTGAGGCGCTGGAACCGCTGGTGAAGACGGAGCGTGCCTATCTGGAGGAACAGATGGCGTTGCTGGGCGAGGAGATCGAGCATCAGCGCAGCGTGGCCATCGCGGTCGTCGCGATCGGCGTTCTGCTGCTCATCCTGCTGCTGCGCGCCTACTCGATGCGCAGTCAGGTCGAACTGGCCACGGCGAACCGGCTGCGCGAGGCGCGCGACGAGCTCGATGCGCTGGTGCGCGTGCGCACCGAGGAGCTTTCGGAACTGGCGAGCCACCTGCAGACCGAAGCCGAGCGACAGAAGTCGGCGCTGGCGCGCGAACTGCACGACGAGCTCGGCTCCATCCTGACGGCAAGCCGGATGGAAGCGTCGATGCTGCTGCGCCGCGCGCGCAAGCAGGGCAGCCCTGACGTCGATTCTCTGGCCCGCGTGTGCGACATCCTGGAGCAGGGTGTGCAGATCAAGCGGCGCGTCATCGAAGGTCTGGTGCCGACCGTGCTGACGCACCTGGGCCTGCTGCCGGCCCTCGAAGCACTGGCGGACGAAACCCGCGCGTCGGCGCCCTTCGAACTGGAGCTGCTGCTGCCGGACGCGCTCGAGCTCGACCGCGACCGCGGCATCGCGATCTATCGTGTGGTCCAGGAAGCGCTGACCAATATCCGCAAGCACGCGCAGGCCAATCGCGTGACGATCACGTTGTCGGTGGCCGATGGAAAGATCGCGCTGGACATTGTCGACGACGGTGTTGGCATCGCCACCGGCGCGCGCGGCAAGACCGGGTCGCATGGTCTGCTCGGCATGAAGTACCGCGCCGACGCGCTGGGCGGGAGTTTCCGCATCGGTCCCGCGCCGGGACGCGGCACGCAGTTGTGTCTCAGTCTGCCGCTTCCGGCCGGCGACTGA
- a CDS encoding DUF1328 domain-containing protein: protein MLHYALIFFIVALIAALFGFGGIAASAAGIAKILFFVFLALTLASFVLGLFRR, encoded by the coding sequence ATGCTTCACTATGCCCTTATCTTCTTCATCGTTGCCCTCATTGCTGCCCTGTTCGGTTTCGGTGGTATTGCCGCCAGTGCGGCGGGTATAGCAAAAATACTGTTCTTCGTCTTTCTGGCGCTTACGCTGGCATCCTTCGTACTCGGGCTGTTCAGACGCTGA
- a CDS encoding response regulator translates to MNKRRILLADDHQIVRNGLRQLINGEADLEVCAEAATSAETLTLLRQQDFDVLLLDISMPDRDGMDTLRLLRTHRADLPVLIISAYAEEQYALNMLRAGANGYIRKDADVEDILTAIRTVLRGRRYVSDVVADLLTQRLNGDNDAPAHQQLSEREFQVLHKLATGKSVTEIAEELFISVKSVSTYRSRLLTKLNLKSNAELTYYALKNGLIE, encoded by the coding sequence ATGAACAAACGACGCATCCTGCTCGCTGACGATCACCAGATCGTCCGCAACGGTCTGCGCCAGCTCATCAATGGCGAAGCCGATCTTGAAGTCTGCGCCGAAGCGGCGACGAGTGCGGAAACGCTGACATTGCTGCGTCAGCAGGACTTCGATGTGCTGCTGCTCGACATATCGATGCCCGACCGCGACGGCATGGATACGTTGCGCCTGCTGCGTACCCACCGCGCCGACCTGCCGGTACTCATCATCAGCGCCTATGCGGAAGAACAATACGCGCTGAACATGCTGCGCGCGGGTGCCAATGGCTACATCCGCAAGGATGCCGACGTGGAAGACATCCTGACGGCCATCCGCACTGTGCTGCGCGGCCGGCGCTATGTCAGCGATGTCGTGGCCGACCTGCTGACGCAGCGGCTCAACGGTGACAACGACGCGCCGGCGCATCAGCAGCTGTCGGAGCGCGAGTTCCAGGTGCTGCACAAGCTGGCCACCGGCAAGTCGGTCACCGAAATCGCCGAAGAACTGTTCATCAGCGTCAAGAGCGTCAGCACCTACCGCAGCCGTCTGCTGACCAAGTTGAACCTGAAGAGCAATGCCGAACTGACCTATTACGCGCTCAAGAATGGATTGATCGAGTGA
- a CDS encoding response regulator produces MEWPRSPTEAARQRPIRVLLVEDSPLIRKHLVALLEDSEGINVSDEVDTEAAAIAALDSNSFDAAVVDLQLREGSGFGVLQHLKRHYPDVLAVVLTNSNTPAMRARSLALGAHHFLDKSSEFDRVAELLEALR; encoded by the coding sequence GTGGAATGGCCCCGCTCTCCTACCGAAGCCGCACGGCAGCGCCCGATCCGGGTGCTGCTGGTCGAAGATTCTCCGCTCATCCGCAAGCATCTGGTTGCCCTGCTTGAGGACAGCGAGGGGATCAACGTGAGCGACGAAGTAGACACCGAAGCGGCAGCAATCGCCGCGCTCGACAGCAACAGCTTCGATGCCGCCGTGGTTGATCTGCAACTGCGGGAAGGCAGCGGATTCGGCGTGCTGCAGCATCTGAAGCGCCACTACCCCGACGTGCTCGCGGTCGTACTCACCAACAGCAACACGCCCGCCATGCGCGCACGCAGCCTGGCGCTCGGCGCCCATCACTTCCTGGACAAATCGAGCGAATTCGACCGCGTGGCCGAACTGCTCGAAGCCCTGCGCTGA
- a CDS encoding TonB-dependent receptor domain-containing protein: MKSNLSIRARGLCLLLWTSAATAQTDAPTVSITAARSDGASDAVVDLRDMPRSHSDASELLRDITGFNISRVGGTAGSAFLRGLGGARLPIVVNDAVADAACNHGMDPATSYLQPDSYDVLTVVKGPNTVQFGPALSGQIRVQRLPPEPAQGSRLRAAVGRSGFDRLDLSAEYSWSGEQFWLRAGAVRNDSDDYRDGAGRRFQSFYTRYSTTLAAGVRLGPDTDIEVDIENGDAIAGFPAFHMDGTRFKRSVWGAKLTHRRPGRTLSALEFSVRWQHVNHLMDDYTYRPIKPVELVPGFLDQFPTLLMRQDYTGRTARLSARFDLDAATDMLVGADLRDDEHEGDNFRTTRTCFTGTDNCPLSTASLTSFYSLDARAQGAFAEVTHRRDTVTMRAGLRVDRLHTRAGELRNFLGTQLLPGSGEERTETLRSGFLRLQWQIDPSLDGFIAFGVAQRAASNLERASFAAFHIDAETNREINAGLSWRAGDTRVALNAFHSRIGDFILAEQGITARNVDARRVGAELDVRLRVVGDLHAVGSVAWTRADNLTQDVPLAQTSPAEMRLGLEYLRPTFSVSGGVRLVQRQDRVHAGFGNALGTDLGETPGFATMRLMTSWQATQGVVLSAGIDNLFDRSYAEHISRTGGFQPAGLVLTERVNEPGRLAWLRARVDF, translated from the coding sequence ATGAAATCCAACCTTTCCATCCGGGCACGCGGCCTGTGTCTGCTGCTGTGGACGAGCGCTGCCACCGCACAGACGGATGCGCCGACGGTCAGCATCACCGCCGCGCGCAGCGATGGCGCGTCCGACGCCGTGGTCGATCTGCGTGACATGCCGCGTTCGCACAGCGATGCGTCGGAGCTGCTGCGCGACATCACCGGCTTCAACATCAGCCGGGTCGGTGGCACGGCCGGCAGCGCTTTCCTGCGCGGACTGGGCGGAGCGCGCCTGCCCATCGTCGTGAACGATGCCGTTGCCGATGCCGCCTGCAATCACGGCATGGACCCGGCGACCTCCTATCTGCAGCCCGACAGCTATGACGTGCTGACCGTGGTCAAGGGACCGAATACCGTGCAGTTCGGCCCGGCGCTGTCCGGTCAGATACGTGTGCAGCGCCTGCCGCCCGAGCCCGCGCAGGGCAGCCGGCTGAGGGCGGCCGTCGGTCGCAGCGGCTTTGACCGGCTTGATCTGTCGGCCGAATACAGCTGGTCGGGCGAGCAGTTCTGGTTGCGGGCCGGTGCCGTACGCAACGATTCCGATGATTACCGCGATGGCGCGGGACGCCGCTTCCAGTCCTTCTACACGAGGTATTCGACAACGCTTGCTGCAGGCGTGCGGCTCGGCCCGGACACCGACATCGAAGTCGACATCGAAAATGGCGACGCGATCGCCGGCTTTCCGGCCTTCCACATGGACGGCACGCGCTTCAAGCGCTCGGTGTGGGGCGCGAAACTCACCCATCGCAGACCCGGTCGGACGCTGTCGGCGCTGGAGTTTTCGGTGCGCTGGCAGCACGTGAATCATTTGATGGACGATTACACCTATCGCCCGATCAAGCCAGTCGAACTGGTGCCCGGGTTTCTGGACCAGTTCCCCACGCTGCTGATGCGTCAGGACTACACCGGACGCACGGCCCGCCTGAGCGCACGCTTCGACCTCGATGCGGCCACCGATATGCTGGTGGGCGCCGATCTGCGCGACGACGAGCATGAAGGCGACAACTTCCGCACCACGCGTACCTGTTTTACCGGCACCGACAACTGTCCGCTGTCGACCGCGTCGCTGACGTCGTTCTACAGCCTCGACGCGCGCGCGCAGGGCGCGTTCGCCGAAGTGACCCATCGTCGCGACACCGTCACGATGCGCGCCGGCCTGCGCGTCGATCGCCTGCACACGCGGGCGGGCGAGTTGCGCAACTTTCTGGGTACCCAGCTGCTGCCGGGCAGTGGCGAGGAACGTACCGAGACGCTGCGCTCCGGCTTCTTGCGGCTGCAGTGGCAGATCGATCCGTCACTTGACGGCTTCATCGCCTTCGGTGTCGCACAGCGCGCCGCGTCGAATCTGGAGCGGGCAAGTTTCGCCGCCTTCCACATCGACGCCGAAACCAACCGCGAGATCAACGCGGGGCTGAGCTGGCGCGCCGGCGATACGCGCGTCGCGCTGAATGCCTTCCACAGCCGGATCGGCGATTTCATCCTCGCCGAACAGGGCATCACCGCACGCAATGTGGACGCGCGTCGCGTCGGTGCCGAGCTGGACGTGCGACTGCGCGTCGTCGGCGATCTGCACGCGGTGGGTTCCGTGGCATGGACGCGGGCCGACAACCTGACGCAGGATGTGCCGCTGGCCCAGACTTCGCCGGCGGAGATGCGACTCGGACTCGAATACCTGCGACCCACGTTCAGTGTGAGCGGCGGTGTCCGGCTGGTGCAGCGGCAGGACCGGGTGCATGCAGGCTTTGGCAATGCGCTAGGTACCGACCTCGGTGAAACACCGGGCTTTGCCACGATGCGCCTGATGACGAGCTGGCAGGCGACTCAGGGCGTCGTACTGAGTGCCGGCATAGACAATCTCTTCGACCGCAGTTACGCCGAACACATCAGCCGCACCGGCGGCTTTCAGCCGGCCGGGCTGGTGCTGACCGAAAGGGTGAATGAACCGGGGCGGCTCGCGTGGCTGCGCGCGCGCGTCGACTTCTGA
- a CDS encoding PEP-CTERM sorting domain-containing protein translates to MRNALSRSFVAGIAAAAALAPSAASAHASFEDHAVTVQYGLDLGLGAGFQALQTFVVSVGDAVEIPKIILNSAGTSSWSVDIFDSGLAFTYTGSIDFMNFGSPEFIGFRVFDAANVLEPIESATISNIGYVSGQSGNLIEGFEPSLHFSHDENSLWLNLNESMYHHVAMPGMGDPFRNQIRVAVAFEHEVSPPPVPEPQTWALLLGGLGLTAVAARRAARRS, encoded by the coding sequence ATGAGAAATGCACTTTCACGCAGTTTCGTCGCCGGCATCGCAGCAGCCGCTGCACTCGCGCCCTCGGCCGCGAGTGCTCACGCCAGTTTTGAAGACCACGCCGTCACGGTCCAGTACGGCCTTGATCTCGGACTCGGCGCGGGCTTCCAGGCGCTGCAGACCTTCGTGGTCAGCGTTGGCGATGCCGTCGAAATACCGAAGATCATCCTCAATTCCGCAGGTACGTCATCGTGGAGCGTGGACATCTTCGACAGCGGTCTGGCATTCACCTACACCGGCAGCATCGACTTCATGAACTTCGGTTCGCCCGAGTTCATCGGCTTCCGTGTGTTCGACGCTGCCAACGTGCTCGAACCGATCGAATCGGCGACGATCAGCAATATCGGCTACGTCAGCGGCCAGAGCGGCAACCTGATCGAAGGCTTCGAACCGTCGCTGCATTTTTCGCATGACGAAAACAGTCTCTGGCTGAACCTGAACGAGTCGATGTATCACCATGTCGCGATGCCAGGCATGGGTGACCCGTTCCGCAACCAGATCCGCGTCGCCGTGGCTTTCGAACATGAAGTGAGCCCTCCGCCGGTACCGGAACCCCAGACCTGGGCGCTGCTGCTGGGCGGTCTCGGTCTGACGGCTGTCGCGGCGCGCCGGGCAGCCCGACGCAGCTGA